A genomic stretch from Streptomyces sp. QL37 includes:
- a CDS encoding extracellular solute-binding protein, whose amino-acid sequence MSSSTPVNRRSLFRLGAGLGLGLAAGPLLAACGDGGTTARAEAKSASLLPDTAVRNIGLEPDLAGTAAGVPQGFFGYPAKPLRATKNTPLKGAAPISVTMETFSPPPPGRGRNAAWRSIEKLLGGEVNVTAVPADDYGTKFSTMVASDSLPDLFMYPEVGGVDNKAAFLQAKCADLTPYLAGDKIKDYPNLAAIPKGAWQAAIFGGKLYGIPIARTGTGGAGVYRHDLFEEVGVTDLDQIDGLDRFVEVCKELTRPEKDQYAIIAGATSMLAMSAGAPYYWRLDPATGKFTSDLETPEYRTAVETARALYRAGCFYPGTLQMSGAQKAQYTDMFKNGKGAYVYDGMPTYLAPGVGYVAAMRAIDKKYDPRPFVPVGKGAVAWMDNVKLENTHVKKASGERVRQVLALADFAASPFGSEEYTLINYGVEGTDFTRDDRGNPALTEQGTQDVTVPWKFMASAVPAIYSADSEQGVRHVHETFTKMIPMMEQDPTLQYSSPTWDSKGSGSLLTFKLDALKDIIAGRKPMSAYDQLVKDYLAKGGEQARGEFEEAYQKGKK is encoded by the coding sequence GTGTCGAGCTCCACCCCTGTCAACCGCCGGTCACTGTTCCGCCTGGGCGCGGGCCTCGGTCTCGGGCTGGCCGCCGGGCCGCTGCTCGCCGCCTGCGGCGACGGCGGCACCACGGCCCGGGCGGAGGCCAAGAGCGCCTCGCTCCTGCCGGACACCGCCGTCCGTAACATCGGCCTCGAACCCGACCTGGCCGGCACCGCCGCGGGCGTGCCCCAGGGATTCTTCGGCTACCCGGCCAAGCCTCTGCGCGCCACGAAGAACACCCCGCTCAAGGGGGCGGCGCCCATCAGCGTGACCATGGAGACCTTCTCGCCGCCCCCGCCCGGCCGGGGCAGGAACGCCGCCTGGCGGAGCATCGAGAAGCTCCTCGGCGGCGAGGTGAACGTCACCGCCGTCCCGGCCGACGACTACGGCACCAAGTTCTCCACGATGGTCGCCAGCGACAGCCTGCCCGACCTCTTCATGTATCCCGAGGTCGGCGGTGTCGACAACAAGGCCGCCTTCCTCCAGGCCAAGTGCGCCGACCTCACCCCGTACCTCGCCGGGGACAAGATCAAGGACTATCCGAACCTCGCAGCGATCCCCAAGGGAGCCTGGCAGGCAGCGATCTTCGGCGGAAAGCTCTACGGCATCCCCATCGCCCGCACCGGCACCGGCGGCGCCGGGGTCTACCGCCACGACCTCTTCGAGGAGGTCGGCGTCACCGACCTCGACCAGATCGACGGCCTCGACCGCTTCGTCGAGGTGTGCAAGGAGCTGACCCGGCCCGAGAAGGACCAGTACGCGATCATCGCGGGTGCCACCAGCATGCTGGCCATGTCCGCCGGAGCGCCGTACTACTGGCGTCTCGACCCCGCGACCGGAAAGTTCACCTCCGACCTGGAGACGCCTGAGTACCGCACAGCCGTCGAGACCGCCCGCGCCCTCTACAGGGCGGGCTGCTTCTACCCCGGCACCCTCCAGATGTCCGGGGCACAGAAGGCCCAGTACACGGACATGTTCAAGAACGGCAAGGGCGCGTACGTCTACGACGGCATGCCGACCTACCTGGCCCCGGGCGTGGGTTACGTCGCCGCCATGCGGGCGATCGACAAGAAGTACGACCCGCGTCCCTTCGTCCCGGTCGGCAAGGGCGCCGTCGCCTGGATGGACAACGTCAAGCTGGAGAACACCCATGTGAAGAAGGCCTCCGGCGAGAGGGTCCGGCAGGTCCTCGCGCTCGCCGACTTCGCCGCCTCACCCTTCGGGAGCGAGGAGTACACACTGATCAACTACGGCGTCGAGGGCACCGACTTCACCCGTGACGACAGGGGAAACCCCGCCCTGACCGAGCAGGGCACCCAGGACGTCACCGTGCCCTGGAAGTTCATGGCCTCCGCCGTCCCCGCGATCTACAGCGCCGACTCCGAACAGGGCGTACGCCACGTCCACGAGACGTTCACCAAGATGATCCCGATGATGGAGCAGGACCCCACACTCCAGTACTCCTCGCCCACCTGGGACTCGAAGGGCAGCGGCAGCCTTCTCACCTTCAAGCTGGACGCGCTCAAGGACATCATCGCCGGCCGCAAACCCATGTCCGCCTACGACCAGCTCGTCAAGGACTACCTGGCCAAGGGCGGCGAGCAGGCCCGAGGCGAATTCGAAGAGGCCTACCAGAAGGGGAAGAAGTGA
- the recA gene encoding recombinase RecA: MAGTDHEKALDTALAQIERKFGKGAVMRLGERPNEPIEVIPTGSTALDVALGVGGLPRGRVVEVYGPESSGKTTLTLHAVANAQKLGGSVAFIDAEHALDPEYARKLGVDTDNLILSQPDNGEQALEIVDILIRSGALDLIVIDSVAALVPRAEIEGEMGDSHMGLQARLMSQALRKITSALSRTRTTAVFINQLREKIGVMFGSPETTTGGRALKFYASVRLDIRRIETLKDGTDAVGNRTRVKVVKNKVAPPFKQAEFDILYGQGISREGGLIDMGVEHGFVRKAGAWYTYEGDQLGQGKENSRNYLKDNPDLADEIEKKILDKLGIGVSAKAPVAEDTGAVTVPDTARPSTASAAGHLARP, encoded by the coding sequence ATGGCAGGAACCGATCACGAGAAGGCGCTGGACACCGCGCTCGCACAGATCGAGCGGAAATTCGGCAAGGGCGCGGTGATGCGCCTCGGTGAGCGGCCGAACGAGCCGATCGAGGTGATCCCCACCGGGTCCACCGCGCTGGACGTGGCGCTCGGTGTGGGCGGGCTGCCGCGCGGCCGCGTGGTGGAGGTGTACGGGCCGGAGTCCTCCGGCAAGACGACGCTGACGCTGCACGCCGTGGCGAACGCGCAGAAGCTCGGCGGCTCGGTGGCGTTCATCGACGCGGAGCACGCTCTGGACCCGGAGTACGCCAGGAAGCTCGGCGTCGACACCGACAACCTCATCCTGTCCCAGCCGGACAACGGTGAACAGGCGCTGGAGATCGTCGACATCCTGATCCGCTCCGGCGCCCTCGACCTGATCGTCATCGACTCCGTCGCGGCCCTGGTGCCACGCGCCGAGATCGAGGGCGAGATGGGCGACTCCCACATGGGTCTCCAGGCCCGTCTGATGAGCCAGGCGCTCCGGAAGATCACCAGCGCACTCAGCCGGACGAGGACGACGGCGGTCTTCATCAACCAGCTGCGCGAGAAGATCGGCGTGATGTTCGGCTCGCCGGAGACCACGACCGGTGGCCGGGCGCTGAAGTTCTACGCCTCGGTGCGTCTGGACATCCGCCGGATCGAGACGCTGAAGGACGGCACCGACGCCGTGGGCAACCGCACCCGCGTCAAGGTCGTCAAGAACAAGGTGGCGCCGCCGTTCAAGCAGGCCGAGTTCGACATCCTCTACGGCCAGGGCATCAGCCGTGAGGGCGGTCTGATCGACATGGGCGTGGAGCACGGCTTCGTCCGCAAGGCCGGCGCCTGGTACACGTACGAGGGCGACCAGCTCGGCCAGGGCAAGGAGAACTCCCGCAACTACCTCAAGGACAACCCCGACCTGGCCGACGAGATCGAGAAGAAGATCCTCGACAAGCTCGGAATCGGGGTGTCGGCGAAGGCCCCGGTCGCCGAGGACACCGGTGCCGTCACAGTCCCTGATACGGCTCGGCCCTCGACGGCGAGCGCGGCCGGACATTTGGCTCGGCCCTGA
- a CDS encoding Gfo/Idh/MocA family oxidoreductase codes for MTDLRIGVLGYGLRGSLARTAHRPGSGARVTALAEPDPRARTEAARAFPEARMSAGHREVVEDPEIDAVLVLTPDHTHADLACEALRAGKPVFVEKPLDITVERCDAILRTAHETGTRLYIGHNMRHMPVVRLMRDLIRDGAVGEVKTVWIRHFVGYGGDWYFKDWHAERQYTTGLLLQKAAHDIDVLHWLAGGYARDVQALGDLMVYGDNPHRRAPGEPKADDWYTKDGHWPPHTQRALNPVIDVEDVSLLNMRLDNGVLASYQQCHFTPDYWRNYTVIGDAGRLENFGDGPGGHVKVWNTRRSGYRADADQVHEIPAAEDNAGHGGADPLLMDEFLRFVREGGRTDTSPVAARMAVAAGVQATSSLRAGGTPARVPEPDPELVAYFERGQLRG; via the coding sequence ATGACCGACCTCCGTATCGGCGTGCTCGGCTACGGCCTGCGCGGCTCGCTCGCCCGCACCGCCCACCGGCCCGGCTCCGGCGCCCGCGTCACAGCTCTGGCGGAACCGGACCCGCGCGCCCGTACGGAGGCGGCACGGGCCTTCCCGGAGGCCCGCATGTCCGCTGGCCACCGCGAGGTCGTCGAGGACCCGGAGATCGACGCGGTCCTCGTCCTCACCCCGGACCACACCCACGCCGACCTCGCCTGCGAGGCACTGAGGGCGGGCAAACCGGTCTTCGTGGAGAAGCCTCTCGACATCACCGTCGAGCGGTGCGACGCGATCCTGCGCACCGCCCACGAAACCGGCACCCGGCTGTACATCGGCCACAACATGCGCCACATGCCCGTCGTCCGGCTGATGCGTGACCTCATCCGCGACGGCGCCGTCGGCGAGGTCAAGACCGTCTGGATCCGCCACTTCGTCGGCTACGGCGGCGACTGGTACTTCAAGGACTGGCACGCCGAACGGCAGTACACGACCGGCCTCCTGCTTCAGAAGGCCGCGCACGACATCGACGTCCTGCACTGGCTGGCCGGAGGTTACGCGCGCGACGTCCAGGCACTGGGCGACCTGATGGTCTACGGGGACAACCCGCACCGGCGCGCGCCGGGTGAGCCCAAGGCCGACGACTGGTACACCAAGGACGGCCACTGGCCACCGCACACCCAGCGCGCGCTCAACCCCGTCATCGACGTCGAGGACGTCTCCCTGCTCAACATGCGCCTCGACAACGGCGTCCTCGCCTCGTACCAGCAGTGCCACTTCACCCCCGACTACTGGCGCAACTACACCGTCATCGGGGACGCCGGACGCCTGGAGAACTTCGGCGACGGGCCCGGCGGCCACGTGAAGGTGTGGAACACCCGGCGGTCCGGCTACCGCGCGGACGCGGACCAGGTCCACGAGATCCCGGCCGCGGAGGACAACGCCGGGCACGGTGGCGCCGACCCGCTCCTGATGGACGAGTTCCTGAGATTCGTCCGGGAGGGCGGACGGACCGACACGTCACCGGTCGCCGCGCGGATGGCGGTCGCCGCGGGGGTGCAGGCCACGTCCTCCCTGCGGGCCGGAGGCACCCCGGCCCGCGTACCGGAGCCGGACCCCGAGCTGGTCGCGTACTTCGAACGGGGCCAGCTTCGCGGCTGA
- a CDS encoding GlsB/YeaQ/YmgE family stress response membrane protein: MGIIAWIFIGLLAGLIAKALMPGKDPGGIIITMLIGIAGGLLGGWLGKVIFGIDSIDGFFDLSTWIAAIVGSLILLLLYRVISGNRRRA, encoded by the coding sequence ATGGGCATCATTGCTTGGATCTTCATCGGCTTGCTCGCGGGCCTCATCGCCAAGGCGCTCATGCCGGGCAAGGACCCGGGCGGCATCATCATCACGATGCTCATCGGTATCGCGGGCGGACTGCTCGGCGGCTGGCTCGGCAAGGTCATCTTCGGCATCGACTCCATCGATGGCTTCTTCGACCTCTCCACCTGGATCGCCGCGATCGTCGGCTCGCTCATTCTCCTCCTCCTGTACCGCGTCATCTCGGGCAACCGCCGCCGCGCCTGA
- a CDS encoding M1 family metallopeptidase → MTTRRSALGLGGAAVAAAVAVPVLGTPAAARPHAFDPRPGSDGVGDPLFPTLGNGGYQVLHYDLTFDFTPVTYDFTAVVKMNARATQDLSAFNLDTDGHTIDALTVQGRAATWQLSPGQSGQELTVTPVRPLRDGQAFTVEIRYRGNGKAPRLGLTGWRFGTDGGFASAAQSSRADTFLPCNDTPSSKATWTFHISAPQGFVATANGELLHRTPRADGSTVWHFALRERMATELIGIAVVKGTYLYGAGPRGLPLRHIVPQGQEETYAPIVARTADHLAWCEAKFGRYPFSVYGVHIYDGYTDALENQTLSLFSTNWFKPDAEGRPRYETTMVHELVHQWFGDSVTPADWQQAWLNEGPAVYYAAVYGEERGWSVLTDKMKATYEKLDAIRAADGPPGLPKALGGTNIYDGGALVLYALRRQIGDRDFDRVMRLWPQRFKDGNASSGDFIGHAVEVTGRKSLDPFLRDWLFGAVNPPMPGHPDWKAATA, encoded by the coding sequence GTGACCACGAGACGCTCGGCCCTCGGACTCGGCGGCGCGGCCGTCGCCGCAGCGGTGGCGGTCCCCGTCCTCGGAACCCCCGCCGCGGCCCGCCCGCACGCCTTCGACCCCCGGCCCGGTTCCGACGGCGTCGGCGACCCGCTCTTCCCGACCCTCGGCAACGGCGGCTACCAGGTACTCCACTACGACCTGACCTTCGACTTCACCCCGGTGACCTACGACTTCACCGCCGTCGTGAAGATGAACGCGCGCGCCACCCAGGACCTGTCCGCGTTCAACCTGGACACCGACGGCCACACCATCGACGCCCTCACCGTCCAGGGACGCGCCGCCACCTGGCAGCTCTCGCCCGGACAGAGCGGCCAGGAACTCACCGTCACCCCCGTTCGTCCGCTGCGCGACGGTCAGGCGTTCACCGTCGAGATCCGCTACCGGGGCAACGGAAAGGCCCCCCGGCTCGGCCTCACCGGCTGGAGGTTCGGCACCGACGGCGGCTTCGCCTCCGCCGCCCAGTCCTCCCGCGCGGACACCTTCCTGCCCTGCAACGACACACCGTCGTCCAAGGCGACCTGGACGTTCCACATCAGCGCACCCCAGGGCTTCGTCGCCACCGCCAACGGCGAACTCCTGCACCGCACACCGCGCGCCGACGGCTCCACGGTCTGGCACTTCGCGCTCCGCGAACGGATGGCGACCGAACTGATCGGCATCGCCGTCGTCAAGGGCACCTACCTGTACGGCGCAGGCCCCCGAGGGCTGCCCCTGCGCCACATCGTGCCGCAGGGGCAGGAGGAGACGTACGCCCCGATCGTCGCTCGCACCGCCGACCATCTGGCGTGGTGCGAGGCGAAGTTCGGCCGCTACCCGTTCTCCGTCTACGGGGTGCACATCTACGACGGCTACACCGACGCGCTGGAGAACCAGACGCTCTCGCTCTTCTCCACCAACTGGTTCAAGCCCGACGCCGAGGGCCGTCCCCGCTACGAGACCACCATGGTCCACGAGCTCGTCCACCAATGGTTCGGCGACTCGGTCACCCCCGCCGACTGGCAGCAGGCCTGGCTGAACGAGGGCCCCGCCGTCTACTACGCCGCCGTGTACGGGGAGGAGCGCGGCTGGTCCGTGCTCACCGACAAGATGAAGGCCACGTACGAGAAGCTCGACGCGATCCGGGCCGCCGACGGGCCTCCCGGACTGCCCAAGGCGCTCGGCGGCACCAACATCTACGACGGCGGCGCCCTCGTCCTCTACGCCCTGCGCCGGCAGATCGGCGACCGGGACTTCGACCGCGTGATGCGGCTGTGGCCCCAGCGGTTCAAGGACGGCAACGCCTCCAGCGGGGACTTCATCGGTCACGCCGTCGAGGTCACCGGAAGGAAGTCGCTCGACCCGTTCCTGCGCGACTGGCTCTTCGGAGCCGTGAACCCGCCCATGCCGGGCCACCCCGACTGGAAGGCCGCCACCGCATGA
- a CDS encoding right-handed parallel beta-helix repeat-containing protein yields MKRTAHLLRGTAAAVTTTFLAALLAAPTAQAAPAARTLHAAPDGDGTSCTVSRPCSTDGARDRARTERDRDVRVLLEGGTYRLDEPLRLGAADSGKDGRTVTWAAAPGARPVFSGGREITGWQRDTGGTWTASVPDGVTPRQLFVDGERAVRARGEACPATVCDATGAGMTGAGATGIADWQRPTDAEAVIRIRWRNYHCRIAGVSGDDMTFAQPCWTNSSAGTDRTGPAWDSTTVDSGRYSGVAFFENAPELLDEPGEFTWNSEARTVTYLPREGEDMRRDQVVTPHTEQLLVLDGAHDVTVSGIGFAYAAYRQPDTDEGYAGTQAGLTLTGATGPVDHAGRYYTKPAAAVTVRGGRRVAIDRAVFRNLGGAGAILEAGTKDSSLTRSAFTDLSSGAVYVGDTEPRPGAELAGERNTIAYNTIHRSGVEYTDSVGIWAGYEAGLTIDHNTLGHLPYSGISVGWGWNQPEAQQSVLRDNAVTGNRITHVMEVAQEQHDGGAIYTQGAQPGTVLSGNYVNRSAFGNTERDGNGIYLDEQSSHILVEKNVITRIGYKWVSNWADYGIGNTARGNWTDTAAPALGGTGSVMTDNLTGLDRLPAAALAVASRAGVQGGPVEQLRTDLARTGTATQSSTDGTATAALASDADTTTDSRTQAEAGAWWQVDLGTKRHVRRIEVWNDASSTTADFDVVTDDRTIHVTGKALRPTVVDLDSRTRTVKIMVRGTGSVALSQVLVHP; encoded by the coding sequence ATGAAACGCACCGCGCACCTCCTGCGAGGAACCGCCGCAGCCGTCACCACCACCTTCCTCGCGGCACTTCTCGCCGCCCCCACCGCCCAGGCGGCCCCGGCCGCCCGGACGCTGCACGCCGCACCCGACGGAGACGGCACCTCCTGTACGGTCTCCCGGCCGTGCAGCACCGACGGAGCCCGCGACCGGGCCCGCACCGAGCGCGACCGGGACGTCCGGGTACTCCTCGAAGGCGGTACGTACCGTCTCGACGAACCCCTCCGGCTCGGCGCCGCCGACTCGGGGAAGGACGGCCGAACCGTCACCTGGGCCGCCGCCCCCGGTGCCCGTCCCGTATTCTCCGGCGGCCGCGAGATCACCGGCTGGCAGCGCGACACCGGTGGCACCTGGACAGCGTCGGTCCCTGACGGCGTCACCCCCAGGCAGCTGTTCGTCGACGGCGAACGGGCCGTCCGGGCCCGGGGCGAGGCCTGCCCGGCCACCGTCTGCGATGCCACCGGCGCCGGGATGACAGGCGCGGGCGCCACAGGCATCGCCGACTGGCAACGCCCCACCGACGCGGAAGCCGTCATCCGGATCCGCTGGCGCAACTACCACTGCAGGATCGCGGGCGTCAGCGGCGACGACATGACCTTCGCCCAGCCGTGCTGGACCAATTCCTCCGCGGGTACCGACCGCACCGGTCCCGCCTGGGACTCCACGACTGTCGACTCCGGCCGCTACAGCGGAGTCGCCTTCTTCGAGAACGCGCCCGAACTGCTGGACGAGCCAGGGGAGTTCACCTGGAACTCCGAGGCGCGCACGGTCACCTACCTGCCGCGCGAGGGCGAGGACATGCGCCGTGACCAGGTGGTCACCCCGCACACGGAACAGCTCCTCGTCCTGGACGGCGCCCACGACGTCACGGTCAGCGGCATCGGATTCGCGTACGCCGCCTACCGTCAGCCCGACACGGACGAGGGGTACGCGGGCACGCAGGCCGGCCTCACCCTGACCGGCGCGACGGGCCCCGTCGACCACGCCGGCCGCTACTACACCAAGCCCGCCGCCGCCGTCACCGTGCGCGGTGGCCGGCGCGTCGCCATCGACCGGGCGGTCTTCAGGAACCTCGGCGGCGCCGGAGCGATTCTCGAAGCCGGCACCAAGGACAGCTCCCTGACCCGATCCGCCTTCACCGACCTGTCCTCGGGCGCCGTGTACGTCGGAGACACCGAGCCACGGCCCGGGGCGGAGCTCGCGGGCGAGCGCAACACGATCGCGTACAACACGATTCACCGCTCGGGCGTCGAGTACACCGACTCCGTGGGCATCTGGGCCGGCTACGAGGCCGGGCTGACCATCGACCACAACACCCTCGGGCACCTGCCGTACTCCGGCATCTCCGTCGGATGGGGCTGGAACCAGCCCGAGGCACAGCAATCCGTGCTGCGCGACAACGCGGTGACCGGCAACCGCATCACCCACGTCATGGAAGTCGCCCAGGAACAGCACGACGGCGGCGCGATCTACACCCAGGGCGCCCAGCCCGGCACCGTCCTGTCCGGGAACTACGTCAACCGCTCCGCCTTCGGCAACACCGAACGCGACGGCAACGGCATCTACCTCGACGAGCAGTCCTCCCACATCCTCGTCGAGAAGAACGTCATCACCCGCATCGGCTACAAGTGGGTCTCCAACTGGGCCGACTACGGCATCGGGAACACCGCACGCGGCAACTGGACCGACACCGCGGCGCCCGCTCTCGGCGGCACCGGCTCCGTCATGACGGACAACCTCACCGGACTCGACCGGCTGCCCGCCGCCGCCCTCGCAGTGGCCTCCCGGGCAGGCGTCCAGGGCGGACCGGTCGAACAACTGCGGACCGACCTGGCCCGCACGGGGACGGCGACCCAGTCCTCCACGGACGGCACAGCCACCGCCGCCCTGGCCTCGGACGCCGACACCACCACCGACAGCCGCACCCAGGCCGAAGCGGGCGCCTGGTGGCAGGTCGACCTCGGCACGAAACGGCACGTCCGCCGGATCGAGGTCTGGAACGACGCCTCGTCCACGACGGCCGACTTCGACGTCGTCACCGACGACCGCACCATCCACGTCACCGGGAAGGCCCTGCGCCCGACCGTCGTCGACCTGGACAGCCGCACCCGCACGGTGAAGATCATGGTCCGGGGAACCGGAAGCGTCGCCCTCTCCCAGGTCCTCGTCCATCCGTGA
- a CDS encoding maleylpyruvate isomerase family mycothiol-dependent enzyme, which translates to MSGSNPVAGRNTGAEVWPLIRAERAALAADLAGLSDEQWATSSLCSELTVREVLAHLTASASLNSVRWLAGVIRCRFDFDRQVAVRLAEHLGATPSETLDRFRRVVPSRTKPPLPVIALLGETIVHAEDIRRPLGIRRDYPVGTVTRVAEYYQGTDLVVVAKGRIGGLRLVADDGPFRTGSGAVVSGSTLALTMAMTGREAYTDDLEGAGVERLRERCGAG; encoded by the coding sequence ATGTCTGGTTCGAATCCGGTCGCAGGCCGAAACACGGGAGCTGAGGTCTGGCCGCTGATCCGTGCTGAGCGAGCCGCACTCGCAGCCGACCTCGCGGGCCTGTCCGACGAACAGTGGGCGACGTCCTCACTGTGCAGCGAACTGACGGTGCGTGAGGTGCTCGCGCACCTCACTGCGTCGGCGAGCCTCAATTCGGTGCGCTGGCTGGCCGGTGTGATCCGCTGCCGATTCGACTTCGACAGGCAAGTAGCCGTGCGGCTGGCCGAACATCTCGGTGCGACCCCGTCCGAGACGCTTGACCGGTTCCGGCGCGTCGTCCCCAGTCGGACCAAGCCTCCTCTCCCTGTCATCGCCCTGCTCGGCGAAACGATCGTGCACGCGGAGGACATCCGGCGTCCGCTGGGCATTCGCCGCGACTACCCGGTCGGGACGGTTACACGGGTGGCGGAGTACTACCAGGGGACGGACCTCGTCGTCGTTGCCAAGGGGCGCATCGGCGGCCTGCGACTCGTCGCGGACGACGGCCCCTTCAGAACCGGATCCGGAGCGGTCGTGTCCGGCAGCACCTTGGCCCTGACGATGGCCATGACCGGGCGCGAGGCATACACCGACGACCTGGAGGGCGCCGGTGTCGAGCGCCTCCGCGAGCGCTGCGGAGCGGGGTGA
- a CDS encoding carbohydrate ABC transporter permease, with protein MERPTRLGQFAKGLALVVVVAAVVYPLLGVIGTSFASQSDIIRSTGLVLWPDHPTLDAYRTIFTGGVVTRALFVSIGITLVGTLASLLVTVGMAYGLSRRDVTGSRAILMIALFTMLFNAGIIPNFLLIKGLGLYDTYAALVMPTLVSAFNLVVLRSFFMNLPEELYDAAKVDGAGDFRILVRIVLPLSKAVLAVISLFYAVTYWNAFFNALLYLGDSDKWPLPMVLRTYVLQGQSLNSASAGEVLAPQQAVQMAVLVIAVVPILLVYPFLQRYFTKGVLTGAIKG; from the coding sequence ATGGAACGTCCCACGCGCCTCGGCCAGTTCGCCAAAGGGCTCGCCCTCGTCGTCGTGGTCGCCGCCGTCGTCTACCCCCTGCTCGGCGTCATCGGTACGAGTTTCGCCTCGCAGTCCGACATCATCCGCTCGACCGGCCTCGTCCTGTGGCCCGACCACCCCACGCTCGACGCCTACCGGACCATCTTCACCGGCGGCGTCGTCACCCGCGCCCTGTTCGTCAGCATCGGGATCACCCTGGTGGGCACACTGGCCAGCCTCCTCGTGACCGTGGGCATGGCATACGGGCTCTCCCGCCGCGATGTCACCGGCTCCCGCGCCATCCTGATGATCGCGCTGTTCACCATGCTCTTCAACGCGGGTATCATCCCCAACTTCCTGCTGATCAAAGGGCTCGGGCTCTACGACACGTACGCGGCGCTCGTCATGCCCACCCTGGTCAGCGCCTTCAACCTGGTCGTCCTCCGGTCCTTCTTCATGAACCTGCCGGAGGAGCTGTACGACGCGGCGAAGGTCGACGGGGCCGGGGACTTCCGCATCCTCGTCCGGATCGTCCTCCCGCTGTCCAAGGCCGTTCTCGCCGTCATCAGCCTCTTCTACGCGGTGACGTACTGGAACGCCTTCTTCAACGCACTCCTGTACCTGGGCGACTCCGACAAGTGGCCGCTGCCCATGGTGCTGCGCACCTACGTCCTCCAGGGCCAGAGCCTCAACAGCGCCTCGGCCGGAGAGGTTCTCGCGCCGCAGCAGGCGGTCCAGATGGCCGTCCTCGTGATCGCCGTCGTGCCGATCCTCCTCGTCTACCCCTTCCTCCAGCGCTACTTCACCAAGGGCGTGCTCACCGGCGCCATCAAGGGCTGA
- a CDS encoding alpha-L-fucosidase: MPMRSWFSDAKLGIFVHYGIYAVEGVPESWAFYTGQVSHEQYMKQLGGFTAARYDPRGWAALFARAGARYAVLTARHHDGVALWDTEHGDLDVVRRTPAGRDLVGPYATALREQGLRVGLYYSHSDWNHPDYASVLHPSPSPTHQDVLTSRWVAPRGGVEDPEAWARYLAYRDGQVGELVDRYRPDLLWFDGEWERAEEQWGTDALAARVLGAHPDTVCNARLIGHGDYATPEQGVPLRAPDGPWELCLTVNDSWGFQPGDTNHKSVRQLVRYFAETIGTGGNLLLGVGPREDGTVTDEQAERLEGLGAWIAAHSEAVYGTVAGLPAGHHYGPSTLSADRRTLYLFCFDPPREYVAVRGLRNRVKRVSVVGTGAPLAHRVVGGLHDVPGVAWIDAPASRDVDAYATVLALELDGELDVYEGTGRT; this comes from the coding sequence ATGCCCATGCGGTCCTGGTTCTCGGACGCGAAGCTCGGAATCTTCGTCCACTACGGCATCTACGCCGTCGAGGGGGTGCCCGAGTCCTGGGCCTTCTACACGGGACAGGTTTCGCACGAGCAGTACATGAAGCAGCTCGGCGGCTTCACCGCCGCACGCTACGACCCGCGCGGCTGGGCCGCTCTGTTCGCGCGTGCCGGTGCGCGCTACGCCGTCCTGACGGCGCGGCACCACGACGGGGTGGCCCTGTGGGACACCGAGCACGGCGACCTGGACGTCGTCCGGCGCACACCCGCCGGACGGGACCTGGTCGGACCGTACGCCACGGCGCTGCGCGAGCAGGGGCTCAGGGTGGGGCTGTACTACTCCCACTCCGACTGGAACCACCCGGACTATGCGAGCGTTCTGCACCCCAGCCCCTCCCCCACCCACCAGGACGTGCTGACCAGCCGCTGGGTCGCGCCCCGGGGAGGGGTGGAGGACCCGGAGGCCTGGGCCCGCTATCTCGCCTACCGCGACGGCCAGGTCGGTGAGCTCGTCGACCGGTACCGCCCGGATCTCCTCTGGTTCGACGGCGAGTGGGAGCGCGCCGAGGAGCAGTGGGGCACGGACGCGCTCGCAGCCCGTGTCCTCGGTGCCCATCCGGACACGGTGTGCAATGCCCGGCTGATCGGCCACGGGGACTACGCCACCCCCGAGCAGGGAGTACCGCTGCGCGCACCGGACGGGCCGTGGGAGCTCTGCCTGACGGTGAACGACTCCTGGGGGTTCCAGCCCGGCGACACGAACCACAAGTCGGTGCGGCAGCTGGTGCGGTATTTCGCGGAGACGATCGGGACGGGCGGCAACCTGTTGCTCGGGGTCGGCCCGCGGGAGGACGGCACCGTCACGGACGAGCAGGCGGAACGCCTCGAAGGGCTCGGCGCCTGGATCGCGGCGCACAGCGAGGCGGTGTACGGAACCGTCGCGGGCCTGCCGGCCGGGCACCACTACGGGCCGAGCACCCTGTCCGCCGACCGCCGCACCCTCTACCTGTTCTGCTTCGACCCGCCGCGCGAGTACGTGGCCGTGCGCGGGCTGCGCAACCGTGTGAAGCGGGTGTCGGTCGTCGGCACCGGCGCGCCCCTCGCGCACCGTGTCGTAGGCGGTCTGCACGACGTGCCGGGCGTTGCCTGGATCGACGCGCCTGCTTCCCGGGACGTCGACGCGTACGCAACCGTGCTCGCGCTGGAGCTCGACGGTGAACTCGACGTCTACGAAGGCACGGGCCGCACCTGA